The sequence CATGCGCAGGGAAAAATGCTCGGCGAGCAACTCGCCGCCTTCGCACAACAGCACCGCGCGCTCGACCAAGGCCTTGAGCTCACGCACGTTGCCGGGAAAGTTGTAGCCAGACAGATGTTCCAACGCCGCACTCGACCAGCGCACCGGATCGCGTTGCAAATACGTGCAGGTCTTCTCGGCGAAGTGCTGGGCCAATTCGAGGATGTCGCCTTCACGCTGACGCAGCGCCGGCAGCTCGATCGGGAATTGCGCGAGACGGTAATACAAGTCCTCGCGGAATTTGCCCTCGCTGACCAGCGTCGACAGATCGCGGTGGGTCGCGGCGATGATGCGCACGTCGATCTTGTGCGTGTCGTTGGAACCCAACGGACGAATCTCGCCTTCCTGCAACACGCGCAAGATCTTCGCTTGCAACGACAGCGGCATGTCGCCGATTTCGTCGAGCAACAGCGTGCCGCCATTGGCCGCATCAAACAGCCCGGCACGGTCGCGATCGGCGCCGGTGAACGCGCCCTTGCGATAGCCGAACAGCTCGCTTTCCAGCAGATTTTCCGGAACCGCCGCGCAGTTCTGCACGATAAACGCCTGGGAACGGCGCGGGCCGCAATCGTGAATCGCCCGCGCCACGACTTCCTTGCCGGTGCCGGTTTCGCCACGCAACAACACGGTGTACGGGCTGTGCAGGACTTTGCTGATCAGCGAATGGGTCTGGCGCATCGCCGCGCTTTTACCGATCAAGCCATAGCCACTGATGCTCGGCACGCTGCGCACAACCGATGCCGACTCTGCCAACGGCTGACGCAAGCGTTGCAGCAAATGCAATTGGCCAAGCACGAACGAGCCGAGCTGGCCAAGGGAATCGGCGAAGCCTTGCAGGTGGGTGCGACGACGGCTGGCGCACAGCAGCAAACCTTCAACAGCTTTGTGCTGATTGACCAGCGGCACGCACAACAGCGACTGCCACGGCGAGGTTGCCGCCGGCAGAAAACTGGTTTCGTGCAGGCTGCCGCTCAAGTCGTCGAGGCACACCACACGGTTCTGGCACAGGGCAAATTGCAACAGTTGTTCACCGTTGTAATCCGCCGGCAGGCTCGCCGCTTCACGCGGTTGCAGGGCGCCGTCGAGGCATTCGGCGTTCATCCCCAGGCACGTGTGGGTGGCGTCGAGCAGATACAGCTGCGTCAGTTCGCAACCGCTCAGCTCGGCCAACCCGCGCACAAAATCACCCAGCAACGCAGCACCGTCCGCCGCCCGCGACAGACTGGCGAACTGCGCCAGCAACGCTTCGGCATAGACCAGTGGCTGCGGCACCTGAGTGAACATCACACCCACCTCAGGCGAACTCGCAGGTCACGCTGGCTTCGCCATCGAGC comes from Pseudomonas sp. RU47 and encodes:
- a CDS encoding sigma-54 interaction domain-containing protein, with the translated sequence MFTQVPQPLVYAEALLAQFASLSRAADGAALLGDFVRGLAELSGCELTQLYLLDATHTCLGMNAECLDGALQPREAASLPADYNGEQLLQFALCQNRVVCLDDLSGSLHETSFLPAATSPWQSLLCVPLVNQHKAVEGLLLCASRRRTHLQGFADSLGQLGSFVLGQLHLLQRLRQPLAESASVVRSVPSISGYGLIGKSAAMRQTHSLISKVLHSPYTVLLRGETGTGKEVVARAIHDCGPRRSQAFIVQNCAAVPENLLESELFGYRKGAFTGADRDRAGLFDAANGGTLLLDEIGDMPLSLQAKILRVLQEGEIRPLGSNDTHKIDVRIIAATHRDLSTLVSEGKFREDLYYRLAQFPIELPALRQREGDILELAQHFAEKTCTYLQRDPVRWSSAALEHLSGYNFPGNVRELKALVERAVLLCEGGELLAEHFSLRMEPMPEDNSHLNLRERLEQVERTLLLDCLRKNDGNQTLAARELGLPRRTLLYRLGRLNINLGDFDG